From one Montipora capricornis isolate CH-2021 chromosome 10, ASM3666992v2, whole genome shotgun sequence genomic stretch:
- the LOC138021534 gene encoding solute carrier family 15 member 4-like encodes MASANGEDTERSLLLSNKSATHNRSVAISCSIYSSTRNDHHCTKRGQKILATLLILVTELCERLGFYGILANLVLFCKDQLDLPPPWPSTISLVFSGTCYLTPLVGGWLADTYTGRYNTIFGSSLLYIIGALLMLPVSKHDIPFNNTARLLFFAVALTLIALGTGGIKANVSPFGADQVQRDGPRTVQRFFNWFYFFINLGSLLAFTVLVWVQERYSLFYGYVITASAIILVSVVFSAGRNKYLNMPPSGSQLTKTAKIIYEAASIPRRQNIPTWLDKAKQAFGGTYSEAQVEDVRSLLRLLPVFILFIAFWAIYFQMQTTFLIQGTYMKLEIGGFNVPAASLSIFDIIAVLVLIPVMDHIVYPLLQRCGFRFTPLRKIGTGILVCVASMVVAGLLEIKRRRMWEEGHVFNQVVNNEKRSASDLSIFWQIPQYLLVGAGEVLASVTGLEFSYSQSPKNMKGVVMGVYMITTALGSYMTSLLVIIVRSASNDLWYPSKDLNKGKMEFFFFLLAGIAMFTFFIFCFVASRYTYKTQPRKTTDVEENDPRLDGTKSPQLSDSEG; translated from the exons TCGTTACTCCTTTCAAACAAAAGCGCCACTCACAACCGATCAGTTGCAATCTCGTGCAGCATTTATTCATCTACAAGGAATGATCATCACTGTACGAAGCGTGGCCAGAAGATACTTGCTACCTTATTAATTCTTGTCACAGAGTTGTGTGAGCGACTGGGATTCTATGGAATATTAGCCAATTTAGTCCTTTTTTGCAAGGACCAGTTAGATCTACCCCCGCCGTGGCCCTCAACAATAAGCCTGGTATTCAGTG GAACTTGTTACCTGACTCCCTTGGTAGGAGGATGGCTTGCTGATACGTACACTGGaagatacaatacaatatttggCAGTTCATTATTATACATTATTGGGGCCTTATTGATGTTACCTGTGTCGAAGCACGATATCCCCTTTAACAACACAGCAAGACTACTTTTCTTTGCAGTAGCTCTTACACTGATTGCATTGGGAACTGGAGGAATCAAAGCCAATGTCTCTCCCTTTGGAGCTGACCAGGTCCAACGGGACGGGCCAAGAACCGTCCAGAGATTTTTCaactggttttattttttcataaaTCTTGGATCATTGTTGGCTTTTACAGTACTTGTTTGGGTACAGGAACGttatagtctattttatggTTACGTAATCACTGCTTCAGCGATTATCCTCGTTTCCGTAGTCTTTAGTGCTGGTCGTAATAAGTACTTGAACATGCCACCCAGCGGTAGTCAACTTACCAAAACTGCCAAGATAATTTACGAAGCTGCCAGTATTCCCCGTAGGCAAAATATACCGACATGGTTAGATAAAGCAAAACAAGCATTTGGAGGAACGTACTCAGAGGCTCAAGTTGAAGACGTTAGATCATTGCTCAGATTGCTCCCcgtttttattttgttcattgcCTTTTGGGCCATATATTTTCAG ATGCAGACCACATTTTTGATTCAAGGTACCTACATGAAATTGGAAATCGGAGGCTTCAACGTACCAGCTGCATCTCTGTCAATTTTTGACATTATCGCTGTTCTGGTGCTCATTCCTGTTATGGACCACATTGTGTATCCTCTTCTTCAACGCTGTGGTTTCAGATTTACTCCCCTACGCAAAATTGGCACGGGAATTTTGGTATGTGTGGCATCTATGGTGGTGGCTGGGTTACTTGAAATCAAGCGCAGACGGATGTGGGAAGAGGGACATGTTTTTAACCAGGTTGTTAACAACGAAAAGCGAAGTGCTTCGGATCTGAGTATCTTTTGGCAGATCCCTCAATATCTCTTAGTAGGAGCAGGCGAAGTTCTGGCCTCTGTAACAG GACTAGAATTTTCATATTCTCAATCTCCCAAAAACATGAAAGGAGTTGTTATGGGGGTATATATGATCACAACTGCCCTGGGAAGTTACATGACAAGCCTTCTTGTTATAATTGTCAGATCAGCGAGCAACGACTTGTGGTATCCCAGCAAGGATCTCAACAAGGGAAAAAtggaattcttctttttcttgttagCTGGAATAgcgatgtttactttttttatattttgcttCGTTGCATCTCGTTATACCTACAAAACACAACCGAGAAAAACTACGGATGTTGAGGAAAATGACCCCCGGCTGGACGGTACAAAAAGTCCACAGCTAAGTGACTCTGAGGGTTGA